GGATTCGGCGGAAATCAATTTCAGCGGAAAATAAAATTCCAGTTCACTGATGCGGCGTTCATGGGAAACCGCGGAAAGGCTGAATCGGTCTTGTCCGGTATCCAGGGAGGCCGTGACCACATTTTCCGTCATTGTTAAAACCGCATCTTTCCATGCCATATCGAAACCGTATGCCTGCATTTTTTGATGAACGAGTGTTTCGAGCGTTTCATTCCCCACGGCAGTAAAATCCATGTGCTCGAACAAATCGTGAAAAAATATGCCGGCACCGGCGCCTTTCGGGAAGCTAAAAATGGTGTGGGCTTCCATACCGGATTCCCCATGCGCAGATGCCTCCGTCGTTGCGGCTTCATCGGAAAGCGTTGCTATCGACGGTTCCGCGGCAAGGCCCTGTGCGTCCCTGTCCGGCAGTTCTGCATCAGGTGTGTGACCGGAAACCAGCGCAGAATAGCTCGATATGCGCCAGGTGCGATCGATGGGGTGGACGAGCCGGCGCACCTCGAATGCTTCCGCCGCTCCTTTCTGGTGTGAGGGCGCAACACCTTTGTCGACAACGGTTTCCCGGGGCATGGACGCCACACGGATCGCATGGTTCGATGCCGTCTCAAGGGATCCAAGATCCTTTATCAACGCCGCATCATCCTTGGCACGAAACTGGAAGCCGATCTCTTCTATGAGGCCATGCACCGGTTCCTGTTCTGAATTCAAATCGGGCGCGTTGTCATCGTAGTGCAAAAGATATGCAAGGGCGGACGATTCCGCCCCGTTGATGCGTCCCCACACCAAAATACACCGTTCCCGGGCGCGCGTCACCGCCACGTAAAGAAGCCTCAAGTTTTCAGCCAGAAGCTCACGCTGCGCCAAGCGCCGGTGGTCGGCCATGTCCGCCGATCCCAGATCGATGGTGAGACGGTTGTCGGCATCCCGGTCGTGAAAAACGAAATCAGGCCCTTTCACCTCCGAGTCCCCCCAGGCAAACGGGCAGTACACCACCGGAAACTGGAGTCCCTTGCTTTTGTGAATGGTGATGATTTTGACGGCGCGGGCATCACTTTCGAGACGCAGCTGATGGGTTTCCGGAATGCCGGCTCCGGGATCGCGCTGCAGCCGGTACCACTTTAACAGGGCCTGCATGCCATACTTTTCCTGAAGGGCGCCGGTGTGGAGCAATTCGGCCAAGTGCAGCAGGTTGGTCAGCCGCCGTTCGCCATTAGAGAGCCCGAGCATTCGCGCACGCACGTTCTCTCTGGAAAGCAGACGGTTGAACATGCGCATGAAGCCCGCCGTCATCCACAGGCGGCGATATGTCGAAAACCGGTTAAGCGTATCCTCCCACCAGGAGGGATCCAGGGCATCGGGTTCCAGCGATGGGATGGGCACACCCAGGATGCTCGTGGCCAACGCCGCCTTCAGGCGTCCCTCGTCGCGAGGGTCTGATATGCCGGTCAGGACAAGCAGCAGATCGTCGGCCTCGCGGGATTCAAAAACATTGCCGGCATTGTATATCACCGCCGGCACTTTTTTGTCGGCCAGTTGCGCCTTTACGATCCCGGCCTGAAGATTGGTTCTCACCAGAACCGCTATGTCGGCCGGGTTCATCTTTTGGGAGCCGGTGATAAGTCCATGGGCATGGGTTGAAACCGCCGCCGCGATACAGACCTCGGCCTCTGCTTTGCCCTGCGGTTTACCGCCTGCAGCGCCCGTGAACCAAAGTTGAAATGCGGCGGC
The DNA window shown above is from Deltaproteobacteria bacterium and carries:
- the recB gene encoding exodeoxyribonuclease V subunit beta, whose amino-acid sequence is MSSLQPFDILSTPLSGTNLIEASAGTGKTYAIAGLYLRLILEKQFTIDQILVVTFTVAATEELKQRIRERLLQARRSLETGRAEDDFLDGLLGKQPDSKAAIERLTLAISDFDTCSIFTIHGFCQRVLHENAFETGNLFDTELVADQRNLVVAMVDDYWRSNLYGAPPECVRYAVLMLNNPASLVKLVEMSKGMNLHPIPQNRKPEFNMMEHFRICSRKIADQWPAERKAVEKLLSDPALNGSAYGGMKAVDQHTGVTRRQITVQKLMAAMDAFCENEGLRFPLFKAFHKLTATTLHQKTRKGLKTPEHPFFTLCDELNAAGEALLEEMDAWLISLKSELFPYARRTLSLMKKKRNIQHFDDLLYRVRDALVKQGGGLLAAAVRRRYRAALVDEFQDTDMLQYDIFSRLFAAGKNSPLLFMIGDPKQSIYSFRGADLFSYMQASEKTRQKYTLLTNYRSDERLVTAVNTLFSRVKKPFVFDKILFEKGIAAHGGQTRSKAQAAAFQLWFTGAAGGKPQGKAEAEVCIAAAVSTHAHGLITGSQKMNPADIAVLVRTNLQAGIVKAQLADKKVPAVIYNAGNVFESREADDLLLVLTGISDPRDEGRLKAALATSILGVPIPSLEPDALDPSWWEDTLNRFSTYRRLWMTAGFMRMFNRLLSRENVRARMLGLSNGERRLTNLLHLAELLHTGALQEKYGMQALLKWYRLQRDPGAGIPETHQLRLESDARAVKIITIHKSKGLQFPVVYCPFAWGDSEVKGPDFVFHDRDADNRLTIDLGSADMADHRRLAQRELLAENLRLLYVAVTRARERCILVWGRINGAESSALAYLLHYDDNAPDLNSEQEPVHGLIEEIGFQFRAKDDAALIKDLGSLETASNHAIRVASMPRETVVDKGVAPSHQKGAAEAFEVRRLVHPIDRTWRISSYSALVSGHTPDAELPDRDAQGLAAEPSIATLSDEAATTEASAHGESGMEAHTIFSFPKGAGAGIFFHDLFEHMDFTAVGNETLETLVHQKMQAYGFDMAWKDAVLTMTENVVTASLDTGQDRFSLSAVSHERRISELEFYFPLKLISAES